In Acomys russatus chromosome 13, mAcoRus1.1, whole genome shotgun sequence, the genomic stretch AATGCTTAAGGGAAAATGaggttcttttggtttctttcttgagacagggtctcgccaTGTAGCCCAGCCTACTTAAGCCTCAAACGTGCCTCccgcctctgcctaccgagtgctgggacgACGGGCGTGAACCAACATGCCCTGCAAGGATGTGGCTCCCGTGCGGGCCAGCCAGAGAAGTCGCAGGCCCTGAGATCACACCGAAAACCCTGAGGTGGGACGGCAGAGCAAAGAAGCCGGCGGCCAATCGCCAGCAGCGAGGCCCGCAGGCCAACCGCTACGCGCATCAGACAGACCCGCCCACTCCGCCACACCCGAGTTCTCATTGGTGCCTCTCACTTTCTCCTCGGATTGGCTACCTCTCCGGTCAAATAAGCGGGGGCTAGGATCTACTTCCGGTGACAGTAAGATGGGACCCGGAAGACCCGCGTTGGCGCGCCTTTCCAAAACCTCGACGGCCGCGCAAAAGGAGGCTCACGCCGGAAGGCTCTGGAGGCGGTGTCAtgtctggaggaagaggaggggcctGTTTTACAGAAAAGCAGAGTGGGCGGAGTAGGGCCTTCGTAATTTGCAGGAGGCTGGGTTACGACGGGAGGGAGGCTCAAACGAGGATGGGCCTTACACCTCATTGGTGCTACAGTCTGGGTGGGCGTGGTTACTTGTGACTTAGGCCTTAGGACGCGGAAAGGTTGGGTGCTGAATGGACTGGCCTGTGATGGGCCGGAGACTGCTATTTGTACGTTATTCCGTTCCTGTCTGCCTAGCAGCATGAGGCATCGCACCCTAACCTCCAGCCCAGCCCTCTGGGCTTCTATCCCCTGTCCACGCTCTGAGCTGCGTCTGGACCTGGTTTTAGCTTCTGGACAGTCCTTCCGGTGAGTGACTGCCCTAGAAGGCTGACTCCTTAATGCTACCCACCAGGGATGTTGGGGAGTGATGGATTAGAGTATTCTTTGGAGTATAAGCACCGATGGTTAGCCTGTTACCGCCTTTTAGAAATACAGGTGATGAGGGTGCAGGCTTATGAGGAccattcagaagaggaaaaaaataaatgggagaGCTGGGGGATGTAGCTCCGTATTAAAGAGTGCTTGCTTTTCATGATGCacagggctctgggttcaatccccagtaccacttttttttttttttttttaaaggtgaaaaacATACTACTTTTATTTATAACTAGTGAGTTTATGGGTGGGACATTTGTAAGACAGGTGGGACCTTAAAGAGTACAAGATGGGTAACTGAGTGCAAGGGCTGTCTACTGGAGTGCTCAGGTGGAGGGAGCAAAGCCCTGCACACTGGAGTGGCGTGCTGGCAGATCAAGTATGGACACTGACTCAGACCGAGGAGCAGCTCTATTGCACCGTGTACCGAGGAGACAAGGGTCAGGTCGGCAGGCCCACCCTGGAGGAGCTGCGAGCCTTACATAAGTACTTTCAGCTGGATGTCAGCCTGGGTCAGCTGTATGGCCATTGGGCTTCTGCGGACTCCCACTTCCAAAAAGTGGCTCAGAAATTCCAAGGTGAGTACAAAAGGCAGGAATGATGTCTTTagtacatttggtgttttgttttgttttttggtttggtttggtttggtttttcaagacagggtaatagccctggctgtcctagactcgctttgtagatcaggctgacctagaactcacagagatccacctgcctctgcctcccaagtgctggtgtacttttgtttttgttttttagagatttatttattatggacacggtgctctgcctacatgtacacctgccccccccccccagaagagggcaccagatctcattatagatggttgaaagccaccatgtggttgctgggaattgaactcaggacctttggaagagcagatagtgctcttaacctctgagccatctctccagccctcttttaaaaaaaaaaaaaacattatttatttattatgtatacagtattctgactgcatgtacacctgtaggccagaagagggcatcaaatcacattacagatggttgtgaaccactatgtagttgctgggaattgaactcagaactttcgGAAGAGCAGGcgaggctcttaaccactgagccatctctccagcccctacatttgTTAAGTTACATCTCTGTGATTCAGTTTGCCCTCTGTAAAATGCAGATATAGGGCCAAGGAaatagctcagcagataaagtgacttgtcatgcaagcctgatgatccAAGTTTAATGCCTACACTCACATAGACATGATAATAACAAAGTTCAATTATTAAAGTGCTTAGACTAGTACTTAGCACATTGCTGTTGATATTATAGTGATGGTGATCATCAcagcaaaatgataaaaatatgtgTCCTGGAGCAGGTGATGACATTCATTCTGTCATATATGCaaaatcacattttttctttGACCGGGGAAGGATAAAAATGGACAAAAGGCTCTGTTCGTGTGGTGTTCAGtttatagcctttttttttttaaaccacaaggCAGGAGAGGTCTAGTGTTGATTTCTCTACAGGAGCAGTCCATTATACTTCTGGGTTTCCCTGGAGCTTCAAAGTGTAGTATCTGATTTAGAGGGATTCAAGGAAGCCAATCCTAAAACAGGTATGTCTCCTACCCGTAGCCTTCTCCTTTTCAGGTGTGAGACTGCTGAGACAAGACCCCACCGaatgccttttctctttcatctgttCTTCCAACAACAACATTGCTCGAATCAGTGGTATGGTGGAAAGGCTATGCCAGGCGTATGGTCCTCGCCTCATTCAGCTTGATCATGTCACTTACCATGGCTTCCCAAGCCTACAGGCCCTGGCTGGTGAGTAGGTGGGTCCCCAGAATTCAGCATTTGGACAGCAAGACCTACTCCAAGctaccagctcctgcctccaagcttcCCACCATCCCAAACACTGTCTCCATCCAGAACCACTATGTGTGGTTTGATCACGCCCGGTTACAACTCATCTTCAGATCTTGTCCCTGAAATATCAGCACCTCACTAGTTGGCTGTTTGTCAGTATATTCAGAAGCTCGTGAGCGAAACATGTACACAGCATTCAGTAGTTGAGGGTTGCAGGCATAAGATCTGAGACAGACTGTCTGGATCTGAATCCTAACTCTGACACTTACGTATGTTATTTAGCATCTGGGTGCTTCAGTTCTGAACCTGTGAAATGGAAATTAATGTTACATATCCTGTCACAATCAGGAGGACTGAATAAAGGGAGACACATCCTGCATCCCACATAGGAAATAAGTGGAAATTTTAAGCTGCTGTCACTTTAGTGAGCCCAACTCACTTGCCCTGTGAGGCAAGTATATTGGTTAGCAGATACGGGGACCAAGCTAGACGAATGCTTACTGAGTAACAGGGAGCCTGCCTTGCATTGTTTTTTGGTGCTAAGAGAGGTCTTGAGTCTCTGCTCTTGGCTTAATAATCATAAGTGTTCAAGGAATTCATTTGCCTCTCTAAGATTGGTTTAAATTGTTGATAGAATGGGAATGCCAGTTTCTATTTAGAAGGGTTTGGGGGTGAGTAAGTTAATTATAAGGCTTCGAAAAGGAACAAGTTTAAGGACATGGCGCTGTCCCATACCTGAGTGAAAGACCGTATCCCATCATGCCCTTGTCTTTGTGTTGGAGGGGTGGGTTGATGGATGAGTAGGTAAgtagtgtgtacatgtacatgtgcaagtgcatacatgcatgtggttGTGGAAGTCAAAGACCAATGTCAGGTGTATtcttcaattttttgtttgttttttcaagacaggatctctgtggccttggctgtcctggacttggtttgtagaccaggctggcctcgcactcacagcaatccacttgcctctgcctcccaagtgctgggattaaaggtgtgtgccaccaccgcccagctgtattcttcaattttaaaaagaattttatatggccaagcatggtggcacatgcctttaatcctagcactcgggagacagaggcagaaggatctctgtgagtttaaggctagcctggtctaccagaacaaccagaactattacacagagaagccctgtctcaaaaaacaaaaacgaacagtttttatatgtatgagtgctttgtctgaaagtgtatacatgtacacaatgtgcACATACTGGTACCCAAAGAGGTCAGTAAAGGATGTCAgctcctctagaactggagttacagatggttgtgaggcagcatgtagatgctgggaactgaagcctggCCTTCTGCAAgggcaacaggtgctcttaactgctgaaccatctctccagcccacttagCCCTTTCTAAGCATTTACTTTCTCTGTAAAATGTGTAACACAATGGTGCTATCATTAGGATCCttaagaaaagcaagcaagcaaggataagcagactaccatgatgagacttgataggctgtgaccatataatgggggaggaggtccccctcagtcacagacataggttgaggggaatagggtgaaagcaggagggaggaaggaacaggaggatgtaagggatgagataacaattgagatgtaatctgagtaaattaattaaataaaaaaaagaaaaattaattttaaaaaaaggaaaagcaagaaagCATAATATGCTTTgccagtcagtgtgtgtgtgacacatagCCCTTGCTATAATCACTTATTTTATGAGCATGTGTAAGTGCAAGTGCACACACTTGAAGATCAGAAATCAGCttttcaaagccaggcatggtggcgcatgcttttaatcccactCAGGAGGCACTCAGGAGCCGAAGGCAgacatatcactgtgagttcgagactaacctggtctgcaaatcgagtctaggacagccaaggctacacagaaaaaccctgtctcgaaaaacagaaaaaaacaaaaacaaaaaaaatacacatcTTTTCAGAAGTcaatctgtgtgtgggtgtgtgcgcgcgcgcgtgcatgcgtgagtgtgtgcatgtttaagGCAAAGTCTCTTGtttctgtcactgagctgtaTATCaagctagctggcctgtgagcttccagcAGATtcttctatctctgcctcccatctcaccttaggaatgctgggattaccaaTAAGAACTTCTtcatctggctttttacatgagttctgaggATTGGTCTCAGGCAATGAGGCCTATGCAGCAAGtgcatttacctgctgagcctttcCCAAGCTCCTGCAGCTTTTTAGGCCATAGGTGTGAATGCTTCTTGAACTAAAGAGCTCAAGTGGGGGTTTCTCCAGAGCAGGAGTTCTCAGCCCCTGCTTCAGAATCCAACACATAGGAAGTGCTAAGTGAACATTTGTGGGGCAGAACTCAGGCCTTGACTGTTTTCTTGTTCATAGCCAAGTGTCCACTGACTCCTAGAGGACAGTAAATAGGGACGATGTGCCTAGAAAAGCATTGTGGTGGGGGATCGTATACTCTAACCTGAGGACAGGAACAAACTGAGGGCATCTGACCCTTCCATCCCTCTCCACTCCCACAGGTCCAGAAGTAGAGGCTCACCTCAGGAAGTTGGGCCTGGGGTACCGTGCCCGCTATGTAAGTGCCAGTGCCAAAGCCATCCTCGAAGAGCAAGGTGGGCTGGCTTGGCTGCAGCAACTTCGAGTGGCCTCTTATGAAGAAGCTCACAAGGCTCTCTGCACCCTGCCTGGAGTGGGCACCAAGGTGAGGCCCCAGAGAGGTAGGACGAGGCTTCCTCACCCACGCTGAGAGTAGGAGAGGTGGAATCATGGCATACCTAAGAGTacaggagagaaccagcttctgaagactccctttgtagaccaggctggcctcgaactcacagagacctgccgacctctgcctcctgagtgctggattataggcctgcaccaccacgcccggtaggggttggtttttcatttttgtttttgtttttcgagacagggtttctctttgtagccttggctgtcctggactcgctttgtagaccaggctggccctgaactcatagtgatccacctgtctctgcttcccgagtactgggattaaaggtgtgggacaccacgcccagctggggttggtttttcaagacagagtttctctgtgtaacctaaactgtcctggtacttgctctgtagaccaggccgaccttaaacccagagatctgcctgtctctgcctcctgagtactgggattaatgaCATGTGTCACTACTACCtggctcaatttttaaaattttaaatggatttttatttaaataattttgaaattaaaaaaaaattgtgtgtatgtgtattttgcctgcatgtatgtttggaCACCACTTGCATGCATGACTCAGGGGGGCCATaagaaggtgccagatcctctggtgttataggtggttgtgagccaccatgtgggtgctgaagaaTGAAccaaggtcttctggaagagcagccagtgttcttaactgctgagtcatctcttcagccctattgaCTTAAAGAATTATTAATGGATTGGCATTAAATCTTGGTATTGCCTAATTTCTGCTGTGTGATTTTGGTCAAGACACTTTACCCTTGAGAGCCCTGGTTTTCTTATCTGTGAAGAGTATGGTCATATCTTCTCCCCAGGTTATATGAGAGTATGCACAGCCCACACAGATGTTCACTCAGGAACAAGTCTTCTGGGAGCTATTTTTAGGAGTAATGAGTAACTACTGCATATTGACTGAGAATGCAAGACTAGTACTACcttagaggaaggaggaagcagatggCTTTGGATGCTGGCCAGATTCTGCCATTCTTCCAAAACAGTTCTCTTTTTGTCAAAGGTGGCTGACTGCGTCTGCTTAATGGCCCTTGACAAACCCGAGGCTGTGCCTGTGGATGTCCATGTGTGGCAGATTGCCCAGCGTGATTATGGCTGGCACCCTAGCACATCCCAGGCTAAGGGCCCGAGCCCCGTGGCGAACAAAGAACTGGGTGAGGAGAGTGTATAGTGCTGGGGCATTGGGCTGAGGTGGGGGAACCCCTGCATTCTTAATCATCTCTCCCACAATTCCTATCTGTGGATAAAGCGTATGTGGGGAAATTAACGTAGTCTCCTCACTTCTAATTTAGGAAACTTCTTCCGGAATCTGTGGGGACCTTATGCTGGCTGGGCCCAAGCAGTAAGTATACCCAGCCCAGACCCTAAAGGCTCCCTCAGCCCTGCCTGACCCCTGCACTCTTCAGCCACCTGTTCTCATGACTCCCACTCCCACCACCTCCCCAAGTATTCTCCATTGACCCCCAGCCCTGGCCTCAGCATGCCCTCCTCCTGATAGGTGCTGTTCAGTGCTGACCTGCGCCAACCAAACCGACCTCAGGAGCCACCAGCAAAACGCAGAAAGGAATCTAAGAGGCCAGAAAGCTAGGTGGGACAAAAGGTGTCATGGATCTTTCCCTTTGTTCTCCACTTCTCTCCCCCGTCCCCACCCAATCTCCTGTCAGGAAGGCTTACTCCTCCTACCTCAGAGGCCAGCACCCTAAATCAAGCTGTCAGTTTATACAACAAGGGACAAGGAAGCTACTTGAACAAACAGAACTGTCTTGTTTTATCTTCCCTTTATTACAAGAAGgagcaataaaatagaaacatttgtATGGAAAACGCAGTGAAGTATGAGAGGGAAGGGGTGAGGCGATATGGGGTAAGAAACTCCCCAGTTCTAGGCtgaggaggaagcaggctatcccaACCCCTCCCATGAAAGAAACCCCAACTTCCTTGATGTTCAATCCATGGCCCTAGAGCTTGGGGGTGGTGCTGGGGGGAGTTCCGAGCCTGGCTCCACACAGCAGTCTCGGCAGCAACAGCCAGCTGCTGGCCCTGTGTGGGAGGAAAGGGCAAGGGTGGCTGTGGAGGAGGCTCCAGCTCCAGCCGTGTGCGTCAGGGACCACCTATACCCTTCCACACCCTGGCTCTTACCCCCAGCTGTGGGTGTCAGCAGTTCTCCGTGGCTAGCTGtctgtccctgcccctcctgGCTGGTGCCCAGCTGCAGCTTCCTCATGTGCCGAACCACAGCCGTGGCATTGAAAGCTTGCtgtggaaagaggggagggggattGCTGAAGAGGGGCCTCAAGGGCCGGGGGTCAGCAATAGGTGTCTTGCAGTGACTCTGCTATTGCCATTCAGATGTTACTTAGTGACTCTCTAAGTCCTCTCCAGAAACCTCGGTGAGGCCTTACTAAATTATACATACAGCACATATACGAAAGGTGTACAAAGGAAAGTAAAACTAATTCATATTCCTCTAACAAACATGTACCAACACAGCTCTAAGGACACTGCATGGCTGTTCATTCATTTAATCTTCACTAAATTCTCTGCAGCAGCACTCTTGTATCATTTCACTCTTTTagacagtcttgctgtgtagttgCACCTCAgcatccaaagtgctgggattccgAGCATATGTGTGCTACACAGCAGGGGCAAGAAGCacgtttgtttgcttgattgtgGGAGATGGGCTCACTATGTCGCGCTGGCTGTTCTGGGacccacagagagctgcctgcctctgattgcCAAGTGCTGGACTCAGGGTGTgcatcactgcactcagctctGGCAAGCACTATTGA encodes the following:
- the Ogg1 gene encoding N-glycosylase/DNA lyase isoform X1 encodes the protein MRHRTLTSSPALWASIPCPRSELRLDLVLASGQSFRWREQSPAHWSGVLADQVWTLTQTEEQLYCTVYRGDKGQVGRPTLEELRALHKYFQLDVSLGQLYGHWASADSHFQKVAQKFQGVRLLRQDPTECLFSFICSSNNNIARISGMVERLCQAYGPRLIQLDHVTYHGFPSLQALAGPEVEAHLRKLGLGYRARYVSASAKAILEEQGGLAWLQQLRVASYEEAHKALCTLPGVGTKVADCVCLMALDKPEAVPVDVHVWQIAQRDYGWHPSTSQAKGPSPVANKELGNFFRNLWGPYAGWAQAVLFSADLRQPNRPQEPPAKRRKESKRPES
- the Ogg1 gene encoding N-glycosylase/DNA lyase isoform X2, giving the protein MDTDSDRGAALLHRVPRRQGSGVRLLRQDPTECLFSFICSSNNNIARISGMVERLCQAYGPRLIQLDHVTYHGFPSLQALAGPEVEAHLRKLGLGYRARYVSASAKAILEEQGGLAWLQQLRVASYEEAHKALCTLPGVGTKVADCVCLMALDKPEAVPVDVHVWQIAQRDYGWHPSTSQAKGPSPVANKELGNFFRNLWGPYAGWAQAVLFSADLRQPNRPQEPPAKRRKESKRPES